In a single window of the Pontibacter russatus genome:
- a CDS encoding FKBP-type peptidyl-prolyl cis-trans isomerase: MLSKTKFLLPVVAGALLLQGCDKNNDQFYTTADGLTYKIYEKEEGGAYENKGEVAPGDSTGAKIGQVVTMQMSYQNAEDSVLFDSRTQEQPVMIPVMEPTFKGSLEQALMMLSPGDSGVFKVSADSLFAKTFSQPMPPFIKPGSQLTFFIKAEKVQSKEEAMVDQQKMFEEQMKKAEAQAAEQIKIDDKKIQEYIEANNLENVQKTESGVYYVVNEPGTGPEPGEGDLVSVHYKLSFLDGKELENSRTNPMGNGEPFQFPLGQGRVIKGWDDAIKELKEGSKATLLVPSTLAYGAQDRGPDMPANSVLRFDVELVDVEAQQ, from the coding sequence ATGCTATCTAAAACTAAATTTTTGCTGCCGGTAGTGGCCGGCGCACTCTTGTTGCAAGGCTGCGACAAAAACAACGATCAGTTTTATACGACGGCCGATGGCCTGACCTATAAAATATACGAGAAGGAAGAAGGCGGAGCGTACGAGAACAAGGGCGAGGTTGCCCCGGGAGACTCCACCGGCGCCAAAATCGGGCAGGTGGTGACCATGCAGATGTCTTACCAGAACGCCGAGGACTCGGTGCTGTTCGACTCCCGCACCCAGGAGCAGCCGGTGATGATCCCGGTGATGGAGCCCACCTTCAAGGGCAGCCTGGAGCAGGCCCTGATGATGCTCTCGCCCGGCGACAGCGGCGTGTTTAAAGTAAGCGCCGATTCGCTTTTCGCCAAGACGTTCTCGCAGCCCATGCCCCCGTTCATCAAGCCGGGCTCACAGCTGACGTTCTTTATCAAGGCCGAGAAGGTGCAGTCGAAAGAAGAGGCGATGGTGGACCAGCAGAAAATGTTTGAGGAGCAGATGAAGAAGGCCGAGGCCCAGGCCGCAGAGCAGATCAAGATCGACGACAAGAAGATTCAGGAGTACATCGAGGCAAACAACCTGGAGAACGTGCAGAAAACCGAGTCGGGCGTGTATTATGTCGTAAACGAGCCGGGCACTGGGCCGGAGCCCGGCGAGGGCGACCTGGTTTCGGTGCATTACAAGCTGTCTTTCCTGGACGGCAAAGAGCTGGAGAACTCCCGCACCAATCCCATGGGCAACGGTGAGCCATTCCAGTTCCCGCTGGGCCAGGGCCGCGTTATCAAAGGTTGGGACGATGCCATCAAGGAGCTGAAGGAGGGAAGCAAGGCCACTCTGCTGGTGCCTTCCACGCTGGCCTACGGCGCACAGGACCGTGGTCCGGACATGCCTGCCAATTCTGTTCTCCGCTTCGATGTGGAGCTGGTGGACGTGGAGGCGCAACAGTAA
- a CDS encoding FKBP-type peptidyl-prolyl cis-trans isomerase, with product MLYIKRRSSLLQALFLFMAIGTLASCDKDEPFDPVKQRETDNRLILEYMVANNVDTSAVTRTNSGLFYQLLEAGTGARVESGDDVEVKYKGWYLNGTEFDSNYDSSAPFVLKVGAQQVIPGWDEGLQLMSEGEKARLYIPSRLAYGPNPRYGSPIPPNSVLIFDVEIVDIK from the coding sequence ATGTTATATATAAAGAGGCGGAGCAGCCTATTACAGGCGCTTTTCCTCTTTATGGCCATCGGCACGCTTGCCTCCTGCGACAAGGACGAGCCGTTTGACCCTGTAAAGCAGCGGGAGACGGACAACAGGCTGATTCTGGAGTACATGGTGGCGAACAACGTGGACACCAGTGCCGTGACCCGCACCAACTCCGGCCTGTTTTACCAGCTATTGGAGGCAGGCACAGGGGCCAGGGTGGAGTCCGGTGACGACGTGGAAGTGAAGTACAAAGGCTGGTACCTGAACGGCACCGAGTTCGACTCAAACTACGACAGCTCCGCCCCGTTTGTACTGAAGGTTGGCGCGCAGCAGGTGATACCGGGCTGGGACGAAGGCCTGCAACTGATGAGCGAAGGCGAGAAAGCGCGGTTATATATCCCGTCTCGGCTGGCGTATGGCCCAAACCCGCGTTATGGAAGCCCGATTCCCCCTAATTCGGTGCTCATTTTCGACGTGGAAATAGTGGACATCAAGTAG
- the recO gene encoding DNA repair protein RecO, giving the protein MLVKTRGIVLNHIKYRETSVIARIYTEALGVQSYIVNGVRKKGPGSRVALFQPFTLLEMVVYTSHRGGLTRMSEYKMAHPFSSIPFDIRKSSILLFLSEMVSRTVKEEEENPVLFHFLYNAIIYFDNQERGFENFHLVFLLQLSYHLGFGPGSGAEIVEQVAFSANAQSATSAPTVMALQAHEQYFDRLLGEPAPGIVPNGRVRRELLDVLIRYYQLHVDKLGEIKSLAILSEVLAE; this is encoded by the coding sequence ATGTTAGTTAAAACGCGGGGTATCGTACTCAACCATATCAAGTACCGCGAGACGTCGGTGATTGCGCGGATATATACGGAGGCGCTTGGGGTGCAGTCGTATATTGTGAACGGCGTGCGCAAGAAGGGCCCCGGCTCCCGCGTGGCCCTGTTCCAGCCGTTCACGCTGCTCGAGATGGTGGTCTACACCTCCCATCGGGGCGGCCTCACCCGCATGTCGGAGTACAAGATGGCGCATCCCTTTTCCTCCATTCCGTTTGATATCCGGAAGAGCAGCATCTTGCTGTTTCTCTCCGAGATGGTGTCGCGCACGGTGAAGGAGGAGGAGGAAAACCCGGTGCTGTTTCACTTCCTCTACAACGCCATTATCTATTTTGACAATCAGGAGCGGGGCTTCGAGAACTTCCACCTCGTGTTTCTGCTGCAACTCAGCTACCACTTGGGCTTTGGGCCCGGCTCCGGGGCGGAGATAGTGGAGCAGGTGGCGTTTTCGGCCAACGCGCAGTCGGCCACCTCGGCCCCCACGGTAATGGCCCTGCAGGCGCACGAGCAGTATTTCGACCGGCTGCTGGGCGAGCCGGCGCCGGGCATCGTGCCGAACGGCCGCGTGCGGCGCGAGCTGCTCGACGTGCTCATCCGCTACTACCAGCTGCACGTGGACAAACTGGGTGAGATAAAATCGCTGGCGATACTTTCGGAGGTACTGGCGGAGTAG
- the porZ gene encoding type IX secretion system anionic LPS delivery protein PorZ, which yields MMNRTPVFRQKLYSTCLYILAVLGLLLPGRQILGQSTLPLGSWRMHVPYQQAMAVADAGDRVYAAVPNGLFYYDREFNATQTISKVDGLREQQISAIGYDAATGTLVIAYASTQVGLLRGNTIYNIQDIFRKAIPGKKRINHIYLHNGLAYLSCSFGVVVLDLQKLEVKATYSNLGLGGRMVSVQSTAILRDSIYIATNLGVLAAQQNGTNLQDFRSWSALSNSLPTPGAAASLAAFNDKLYAGTAASGLYRLSGKNWQRSAVVDSTAAIRSLAAGNGYMAVATTASVVLLNQQQQAQALTHEPLRQPQDAVVGADGYIWVADSVSGLVRLHMDGTNAAAFAPDGPYSGGSFRLYTHSGKTYVLSGGYTEGYTPSGIRDGFFVHENGRWTSYNQFLYPNPQEYIPTQDLVAAIYNPITDRMYFGSYGDGVLEWSGPGQPVLYDNSNSTLVSTSAPEGGEQVRVTDMAVDAAGNVWVVNPNRQANAPGLHRLEPDGTWTSFRLPGVAGETSLELLLLDDIGQKWLSFSRHSTNSGLAVYDEVQNRVKILSVGEGNGGLPDGAVYGMAKDMSGDIWVGTASGIAVYYNPRFAFETQPYDAYLPIIDGRPLLNGQTVRAIAVDGANRKWVGTEDGLWLFSPDGDELLQHYTSQNSPLPSDSVLSVAVEHQTGEVFVATAGGLASYRAGATVTEGEPECATVFPNPVRRDYTGLVGVSGLPNNAHVRITDISGTLVYKTRATGGTLAWNARDYNGRRVKAGVYLVMSSDESGKQTCISKIAVLE from the coding sequence ATGATGAACCGCACACCTGTTTTCCGTCAGAAGCTATATAGCACCTGCCTTTATATACTGGCGGTGCTGGGGCTGTTGCTGCCCGGCAGGCAGATCTTGGGGCAGAGCACCCTCCCGCTCGGCAGTTGGCGGATGCACGTGCCTTACCAGCAGGCCATGGCCGTGGCAGATGCCGGAGACAGGGTCTATGCCGCGGTTCCAAATGGGCTCTTTTATTATGATCGGGAGTTCAACGCCACCCAAACCATCTCGAAGGTGGATGGCCTGCGGGAGCAGCAGATCAGCGCCATCGGCTACGATGCGGCCACCGGTACCCTGGTCATCGCCTACGCCAGCACGCAGGTCGGTTTGCTGCGCGGCAATACCATCTATAACATCCAGGACATCTTCCGGAAAGCCATCCCCGGCAAAAAGAGAATCAACCATATATACCTGCACAACGGGCTGGCCTACCTTTCCTGCTCTTTCGGGGTGGTGGTGCTGGACCTCCAGAAACTGGAGGTGAAGGCCACCTACAGCAACCTGGGCCTGGGCGGCAGAATGGTCAGTGTACAGAGCACTGCCATCCTGCGCGACAGCATCTATATAGCCACAAACTTGGGCGTGCTGGCGGCGCAGCAGAACGGCACCAACCTGCAGGACTTCCGCAGCTGGTCTGCCCTGAGCAATAGTTTGCCAACCCCCGGTGCTGCTGCCAGTCTGGCGGCCTTCAACGATAAGCTATATGCCGGCACCGCAGCCAGTGGTTTATATAGGCTGAGCGGGAAAAACTGGCAAAGGTCAGCAGTGGTGGATTCTACAGCAGCTATCCGCAGTCTTGCTGCCGGGAACGGCTATATGGCCGTGGCTACAACTGCCAGCGTGGTGCTGCTGAACCAGCAACAGCAGGCGCAGGCGCTGACGCACGAACCGCTGCGCCAGCCGCAGGACGCCGTGGTGGGTGCCGACGGCTACATATGGGTGGCAGACAGCGTGAGTGGGTTGGTGCGGCTGCATATGGATGGCACCAATGCTGCCGCTTTCGCCCCGGACGGACCTTATTCGGGCGGCAGCTTCCGGCTATACACACACAGTGGGAAAACCTATGTGCTGAGCGGCGGCTACACCGAAGGCTATACTCCCTCCGGCATCCGCGACGGCTTTTTTGTGCATGAGAATGGCAGGTGGACCAGCTACAACCAGTTTCTGTACCCCAACCCGCAGGAATATATACCCACGCAGGACTTGGTGGCGGCTATATATAACCCCATCACCGACAGAATGTACTTCGGCAGCTACGGCGACGGCGTGCTGGAATGGAGTGGCCCGGGCCAGCCAGTTTTGTACGACAACAGCAACAGCACCCTTGTCAGCACCTCCGCGCCTGAAGGCGGCGAGCAGGTGCGCGTGACGGATATGGCCGTGGATGCGGCGGGCAATGTGTGGGTGGTGAACCCGAACCGGCAGGCAAACGCACCGGGGCTGCACAGGCTGGAGCCGGACGGCACCTGGACATCGTTCAGGCTGCCGGGAGTGGCAGGCGAAACCAGCCTGGAACTCCTCCTGCTCGACGATATCGGGCAGAAATGGCTGTCTTTCTCCCGCCACAGCACCAACAGCGGCCTTGCGGTATATGACGAAGTGCAGAACCGGGTAAAGATTCTCTCAGTTGGTGAAGGGAATGGGGGCTTGCCAGACGGCGCCGTTTACGGCATGGCCAAAGACATGAGCGGCGATATATGGGTGGGCACCGCCAGCGGCATTGCTGTTTATTACAATCCCCGGTTTGCTTTCGAGACGCAACCCTATGACGCTTACCTGCCCATCATTGACGGGCGGCCCCTGCTGAACGGGCAGACCGTGCGCGCCATCGCTGTGGACGGGGCAAACCGCAAGTGGGTGGGCACCGAGGACGGCCTCTGGCTCTTCAGCCCGGATGGCGATGAACTGCTCCAGCATTACACCTCCCAAAACAGCCCGCTGCCTTCCGACAGCGTGCTGTCGGTGGCGGTAGAGCACCAGACAGGCGAAGTGTTTGTGGCCACGGCAGGCGGCCTTGCCTCCTACCGGGCAGGTGCCACCGTTACAGAGGGAGAGCCGGAATGTGCCACCGTGTTCCCGAACCCCGTGCGCCGCGACTATACCGGTCTGGTTGGCGTGTCGGGCCTGCCGAACAACGCCCATGTGCGCATCACCGACATCTCCGGCACGCTGGTATATAAAACGCGGGCCACCGGCGGCACCCTTGCCTGGAACGCCCGCGACTACAACGGCAGGCGCGTGAAGGCTGGCGTGTACCTGGTGATGAGCTCAGACGAGAGCGGGAAGCAAACCTGTATCAGCAAAATCGCCGTACTGGAGTAA
- a CDS encoding thymidine kinase, protein MFIEPRVGNGSRAARRGWIEVICGSMFSGKTEELIRRLNRAKIAKQKIEIFKPAVDKRYHEEDVVSHNANAIRSTPIDFAQDMLLLGGSCDVVGVDEAQFFDDGLAEVCVKLANSGVRVIAAGLDMDYLGQPFGPMPALMAVAEYVTKVHAVCVQCGDIATYSFRSDASEQQVLLGEADAYEARCRHCFVEGMKNKK, encoded by the coding sequence ATGTTTATTGAACCACGCGTAGGCAACGGCAGCCGGGCTGCCAGAAGAGGATGGATCGAGGTGATCTGCGGATCGATGTTCTCGGGGAAGACGGAGGAGCTTATCCGGCGGCTGAACCGGGCGAAGATTGCAAAGCAGAAGATCGAGATTTTCAAGCCTGCCGTAGACAAGCGCTACCACGAGGAGGATGTGGTGTCGCACAACGCCAACGCCATCCGCTCCACCCCCATCGATTTTGCGCAGGACATGCTGCTGCTGGGCGGCAGCTGCGACGTGGTGGGCGTGGACGAGGCCCAGTTTTTCGACGATGGCCTGGCCGAAGTGTGCGTGAAACTCGCCAACAGCGGGGTGCGCGTCATCGCCGCCGGCCTGGATATGGATTACCTGGGCCAGCCCTTCGGGCCGATGCCCGCCTTGATGGCCGTGGCCGAGTACGTAACCAAGGTACATGCCGTGTGCGTGCAGTGCGGCGACATTGCCACCTACTCTTTCCGCAGCGACGCCTCAGAGCAGCAGGTGCTTTTAGGCGAGGCAGACGCATATGAGGCCCGCTGCCGCCACTGCTTCGTGGAAGGCATGAAAAACAAGAAATAA
- a CDS encoding 2Fe-2S iron-sulfur cluster-binding protein — protein sequence MPKLTVQNLAQLQVKIAPGQTLLQALQAQGQDWMHACGGKGRCTTCRIIVLQGLKHFGPLTEAEIRYRSWGRLQDNERLACQCTLEGGDAIGKVPEQTKLPHLIYS from the coding sequence ATGCCGAAGTTGACGGTGCAAAACCTCGCGCAGCTTCAAGTAAAAATTGCACCGGGGCAAACGCTGCTCCAGGCCCTGCAAGCCCAGGGGCAGGACTGGATGCATGCCTGCGGGGGCAAGGGCCGCTGCACCACCTGCCGTATAATTGTACTGCAGGGGCTGAAGCATTTTGGCCCGCTGACGGAGGCCGAAATCCGCTACCGCAGTTGGGGCCGCCTGCAGGATAACGAACGATTGGCCTGCCAGTGTACATTGGAGGGCGGCGACGCCATCGGAAAAGTTCCCGAGCAGACCAAGCTGCCGCACCTGATATATAGTTAG
- a CDS encoding AAA family ATPase: protein MPVEELIYPDRVKAHQQKIKQVLSEVSKVVVGQSYMVNRLLIGLLTGGHVLLEGVPGLAKTLTINSLSKALHLDFQRIQFTPDLLPSDLIGTMIYNQNASAFEVKKGPIFANLILADEVNRSPAKVQSALLEAMQEKQVTIGETTYRLDLPFLVLATQNPVEHEGTYPLPEAQVDRFMMKVYIDYPKKEDELEIMRRMANMSYSDTVSKVLSKEDIFSIRNEINQVQISETLEKYIIELVFATRRPAEYDLLDFAPYIEFGVSPRASIAMNRAAKAVAYFDERDYVLPEDIKEVAHDVMNHRIILNYEAEADGVRTKDFIEAILRKVPIS, encoded by the coding sequence ATGCCAGTAGAAGAACTGATATACCCGGACAGGGTAAAGGCGCACCAGCAAAAGATAAAGCAGGTACTGAGTGAGGTGAGCAAAGTGGTGGTAGGGCAGAGCTATATGGTGAACCGCCTGCTGATTGGCCTGCTCACTGGCGGGCATGTGCTGCTGGAGGGAGTGCCCGGCCTGGCGAAAACCCTTACCATCAACTCGCTGTCCAAGGCGCTGCACCTCGATTTCCAGCGCATCCAGTTCACCCCGGACCTACTGCCCTCCGACCTCATCGGCACGATGATATATAACCAGAACGCCTCTGCGTTTGAGGTAAAGAAGGGGCCGATTTTCGCGAACCTCATACTGGCCGACGAGGTGAACCGCTCCCCGGCCAAGGTGCAGTCGGCGCTGCTGGAGGCGATGCAGGAGAAACAGGTAACCATCGGGGAGACCACTTACCGGCTGGACCTGCCGTTCCTGGTGCTGGCCACCCAAAACCCTGTGGAGCACGAAGGCACCTACCCGCTGCCCGAGGCGCAGGTAGACCGCTTCATGATGAAGGTATATATAGACTATCCGAAGAAAGAGGACGAGCTGGAAATCATGCGCCGCATGGCCAACATGAGCTACTCCGACACGGTGTCGAAGGTGCTTTCGAAGGAAGATATTTTCTCTATCCGGAACGAGATAAACCAGGTGCAGATATCCGAGACGCTGGAGAAGTACATCATTGAGCTGGTGTTTGCCACCAGGCGCCCCGCCGAGTATGATTTGCTTGATTTTGCGCCCTACATCGAGTTCGGGGTGTCGCCGAGGGCCAGCATAGCCATGAACCGGGCGGCCAAGGCGGTGGCTTATTTTGATGAGCGCGACTATGTGCTGCCCGAGGATATAAAAGAAGTGGCGCACGACGTGATGAATCACCGCATCATCCTAAACTACGAAGCCGAGGCCGACGGCGTGAGGACAAAAGACTTTATAGAAGCCATCCTCCGGAAAGTGCCCATCAGCTAA
- a CDS encoding gluconate 2-dehydrogenase subunit 3 family protein, which produces MDRRESLKALAIGSLGAGTLLIGCDSDVKTEEKSAKDAKKAASLEGYGRTPEEKERDARLMEEQFFTEAEMATITVLSDIIIPADSRSGSASEAGVPAFIEFIVKDRPENQTPMRGGLRWLDIKSNKLFGKSFTEASEAQRIELVDMIAYPENAAPENQQGVAFFNQMRNLTATGFFSSKMGIEDMAYKGNTPNAWDGVPDDVLKQYGLAYDEKTLAECLKNEERGQIMTWDS; this is translated from the coding sequence ATGGATAGAAGAGAATCCCTGAAAGCGCTGGCCATCGGGTCGCTCGGCGCGGGCACGCTGCTCATAGGTTGCGACAGCGATGTCAAGACCGAGGAGAAAAGCGCCAAGGACGCTAAGAAAGCCGCTTCCTTAGAAGGATATGGCCGCACACCGGAAGAAAAAGAGCGGGATGCCCGCCTGATGGAAGAGCAGTTTTTTACCGAGGCGGAAATGGCTACCATCACGGTGCTGAGCGACATCATCATTCCGGCCGACAGCCGATCGGGCAGCGCCTCGGAAGCCGGCGTGCCGGCGTTTATTGAGTTCATTGTGAAGGATAGGCCCGAAAACCAGACCCCGATGCGGGGCGGGCTGCGCTGGTTGGATATAAAGTCGAACAAGCTTTTCGGCAAGTCGTTCACAGAGGCAAGCGAGGCCCAGCGGATTGAACTGGTGGACATGATTGCCTATCCGGAGAATGCCGCCCCTGAAAACCAACAGGGAGTGGCTTTCTTCAACCAGATGCGCAACCTGACGGCCACCGGCTTTTTCTCAAGCAAAATGGGCATAGAGGACATGGCATACAAAGGCAACACACCCAATGCCTGGGACGGCGTGCCGGATGACGTGCTGAAACAATATGGCCTGGCTTACGACGAGAAAACGCTGGCAGAGTGCCTCAAAAACGAGGAGCGCGGCCAGATCATGACCTGGGACAGTTAG
- a CDS encoding GMC family oxidoreductase, with product MAFQIKKKGEVYDVVIVGSGAGGGMAAKILSEAGVKVALLEAGPDYDPANPEQQTQLKWSYQSPRRGAGTTRAFGDFDAAYGGWEIDGEPYTRNGGTEFDWFRARMLGGRTNHWGRISLRFGPHDFKHKSLDGLGDDWPISYEDVKPYYDRVDKMVGVFGTNEGLVNDPDGYFLPPPKPRLHELMIKKAAVGIGIPVIPARKSMLTRPINKDRGACFFCGQCGRGCSVHADFSASTCLVKPARNTGNVEVYTNAMAREVLTDKSGKATGILYTDKTDLQEYQVNGKVIVLAASACESARLLLNSKSAQHPDGLANSSGMVGKYLHDSTGASRSAFIPHLMDRKRYNEDGVGGMHVYSPWWLDNSKLDFARGYHIEYGGGMGMPGYGFGSGIENMNGKYAGSDGKMKQAGGYGASLKDDYRRFYGANVGFAGRGECIAREDNYCEIDPNVVDKYGIPVLRFNYTWSDHEINQAKHMQDTFENIIEAMGGVALGNKPGKEDMYGLANPGRIIHEVGTTRMGNDPKRSVLNKFCQAHEVKNLFVVDGGPFVSQADKNPTWTIMALSMRASEYMMDQLKKQNIA from the coding sequence ATGGCATTTCAAATCAAGAAGAAGGGCGAAGTATACGACGTCGTCATTGTAGGCTCCGGTGCGGGGGGCGGCATGGCCGCGAAAATACTGTCGGAAGCGGGCGTGAAAGTCGCGCTGCTTGAGGCGGGCCCGGATTACGACCCGGCCAACCCGGAGCAGCAAACCCAGCTAAAATGGTCTTACCAGTCGCCGCGCCGCGGCGCGGGCACGACCCGGGCTTTCGGCGACTTTGACGCGGCCTACGGTGGCTGGGAAATCGACGGAGAGCCTTACACCCGAAACGGGGGCACCGAGTTTGACTGGTTCCGCGCCCGGATGCTGGGCGGCCGAACCAACCACTGGGGCCGTATCTCCCTGCGCTTCGGTCCGCATGATTTCAAGCACAAAAGCCTGGACGGGCTGGGCGACGACTGGCCCATCTCCTATGAAGACGTGAAGCCCTACTATGACCGCGTGGACAAGATGGTGGGCGTGTTCGGTACGAACGAAGGGCTAGTGAACGACCCGGATGGTTACTTCCTGCCGCCGCCCAAGCCGCGCCTCCACGAGCTCATGATCAAGAAAGCAGCGGTGGGTATCGGCATACCCGTTATCCCGGCCCGCAAGTCGATGCTGACGCGACCCATCAACAAGGACCGTGGCGCGTGTTTCTTCTGCGGCCAGTGCGGCCGGGGCTGTTCAGTGCATGCCGACTTTTCAGCGTCTACCTGCCTTGTGAAGCCGGCCCGAAATACGGGCAATGTGGAGGTATATACCAATGCCATGGCCCGCGAGGTGCTGACAGACAAGTCCGGCAAAGCAACCGGGATTTTATATACCGATAAAACCGACCTGCAGGAGTATCAGGTAAACGGCAAAGTGATTGTGCTGGCCGCCAGCGCCTGCGAGTCTGCCCGCCTGCTGCTCAATTCCAAATCAGCGCAACATCCCGACGGTCTGGCCAACTCCAGCGGCATGGTCGGCAAATACCTGCACGACTCTACCGGCGCTTCACGGAGCGCCTTCATCCCCCACCTGATGGACCGCAAGCGCTACAACGAGGACGGCGTGGGCGGCATGCACGTGTACTCGCCGTGGTGGCTCGATAACAGCAAACTGGATTTTGCGAGGGGCTATCACATCGAATATGGCGGCGGCATGGGCATGCCCGGCTATGGATTCGGCTCCGGCATCGAGAACATGAATGGCAAATATGCCGGGAGCGACGGTAAGATGAAACAGGCGGGTGGCTACGGGGCTTCGCTGAAAGATGATTACCGCCGGTTTTATGGGGCCAACGTAGGGTTTGCGGGTCGCGGCGAGTGCATTGCCCGCGAGGATAATTACTGCGAGATAGACCCGAACGTGGTGGATAAATACGGCATCCCGGTGCTGCGCTTCAACTACACCTGGAGCGACCACGAAATCAACCAGGCCAAACACATGCAGGACACCTTCGAGAACATTATCGAGGCCATGGGCGGCGTGGCGCTCGGCAACAAACCGGGAAAAGAGGATATGTACGGTTTAGCAAACCCTGGCCGCATCATTCATGAAGTGGGCACTACCCGCATGGGGAATGACCCGAAACGCTCGGTGTTGAACAAGTTCTGCCAGGCGCATGAGGTAAAAAACCTGTTTGTGGTGGATGGCGGGCCTTTTGTGTCGCAGGCCGATAAAAACCCGACCTGGACGATTATGGCTTTGTCCATGCGGGCCTCTGAGTATATGATGGACCAGCTCAAGAAGCAGAATATAGCATAG
- a CDS encoding Gfo/Idh/MocA family protein, translated as MKKEFTNQEKTASDRRGFLKAAAVTAAGFMIVPRHVLGGKGFLAPSDRLVIAAVGVGGKGRSDIDSFYKSGKADIAYLCDVDDRQAATSVKNFPKAKYYKDWREMFDKEAKNFDAVSVSTPDHNHAVQAMGAMQLGKHVYVQKPMAHDIYEARKLTEAAARYKVVTQMGNQGASGDGVRQLHEWFDAGIIGDVETVYCWTNRPIWPQGIPWPTAKATVPKELDWNLWLGTAPYKDYVDEVVPRSWRGWWDYGTGALGDLGCHLMEAPFRVLDLKYATDVQASVGSVFVGWGKRGIFPDSCPPSSHATLTFPKTSKTKGPVTLHWMDGGIKPERPEELGANELFGDGNSGILFIGTKGKMMASEYAANPRLLPLSRMEEVKVKQTYARVPGSADGHYAQWVEGAIAGYGKKEMSSPFDLAGPLTEAILMANLGIRGADMAKPRASGNGFDYPGSNMKMLWDNQNMRVTNFEDVNQFVKRTYREGWNLGV; from the coding sequence ATGAAGAAGGAATTTACCAATCAGGAGAAAACGGCCTCCGACCGCAGAGGCTTCCTGAAAGCGGCCGCGGTAACGGCAGCCGGGTTTATGATTGTTCCGCGCCACGTGCTGGGCGGAAAAGGATTTCTGGCCCCAAGCGACCGGCTGGTCATTGCCGCGGTCGGGGTTGGAGGCAAAGGGCGCTCAGATATAGACTCATTTTATAAAAGCGGGAAAGCCGATATTGCGTACCTGTGCGACGTAGACGACCGCCAGGCCGCCACCTCAGTCAAAAATTTCCCCAAAGCCAAATATTACAAGGACTGGCGGGAGATGTTCGACAAAGAAGCCAAGAACTTTGATGCCGTTTCAGTATCCACGCCAGACCATAACCACGCCGTGCAGGCGATGGGCGCCATGCAACTAGGCAAGCACGTGTATGTGCAGAAACCGATGGCGCACGATATATACGAGGCACGCAAACTCACCGAAGCCGCGGCCCGCTACAAAGTAGTCACCCAGATGGGAAACCAGGGCGCCTCAGGCGACGGCGTGAGGCAATTGCACGAGTGGTTCGACGCCGGGATAATCGGGGATGTGGAAACGGTTTACTGCTGGACCAACCGCCCTATATGGCCGCAAGGCATTCCCTGGCCAACCGCCAAGGCGACGGTTCCCAAAGAACTAGACTGGAACTTATGGCTGGGCACAGCACCCTATAAAGATTACGTGGATGAGGTAGTGCCGCGCAGCTGGCGGGGCTGGTGGGATTATGGCACCGGCGCCCTCGGCGACTTAGGCTGTCACCTGATGGAAGCCCCATTCCGGGTGCTGGACCTCAAGTATGCCACCGATGTGCAGGCCAGCGTGGGCAGTGTGTTTGTAGGCTGGGGCAAGCGGGGTATTTTCCCGGATAGCTGCCCGCCGTCCAGTCATGCCACTTTAACCTTCCCCAAAACCAGCAAGACCAAAGGGCCTGTCACCTTGCATTGGATGGACGGCGGCATCAAGCCGGAGCGCCCGGAAGAACTGGGGGCAAACGAACTGTTTGGCGACGGCAACAGCGGCATTTTGTTTATTGGCACCAAGGGCAAGATGATGGCCAGTGAATACGCTGCCAACCCGCGCCTGCTGCCCCTCTCCCGCATGGAGGAAGTAAAGGTGAAGCAAACGTATGCCCGCGTTCCAGGCAGCGCCGACGGCCATTATGCCCAGTGGGTGGAAGGGGCTATCGCGGGATACGGTAAAAAGGAAATGAGCTCGCCGTTTGATTTAGCGGGGCCGCTAACCGAGGCTATCTTGATGGCTAACCTTGGTATCAGAGGCGCCGACATGGCCAAACCGAGGGCTTCCGGCAACGGCTTCGACTACCCCGGCAGCAACATGAAAATGCTCTGGGACAACCAGAACATGCGGGTCACCAACTTCGAGGATGTGAACCAGTTCGTAAAGCGCACTTACCGCGAAGGCTGGAACCTGGGCGTTTAG